Part of the Arachis hypogaea cultivar Tifrunner chromosome 6, arahy.Tifrunner.gnm2.J5K5, whole genome shotgun sequence genome, AGAAGCCTTTATCTTGTTTCAAGATTCACTGAATGAAGGAATCGAACCCGATTCTTTCACTATTGGAAGTTTGATTAATGGCTGTGCTGATATGGCTTGTATAGAAACAGGGGAAGTGATACATAGCCATGCGATTGTTAGAGGTTTGCACTCCAATAGTTTTGTTGGTGGAGCTTTGGTGGAAATGTACTGTAAATGCAATGAAATTGTGGCTGCGCAAACGGCATTTTCTGAAGTGAGTGAGAGAGATTTAGCAACCTGGAACGCTTTAATCTCCGGCTATGCACGCTGTAATAGAATTAGAGTGATCGGAGAGCTTCTTCTGAGAATGAAAGACGATGGTTTCGAGCCGAATGTGTATACATGGAATGGTATTATAGCAGGTTACGTGGAAAATAAACTTTACAATTTGGCGATAAAATTGTTTATCGAAATGCAGAGTTTGAATTTAAGGCCTGACATATACACAATTGGAATAGTTCTTGCAGCATGCTCTAAATTGTCCACAATGGAAAGGGGAAAACAGGTTCATGCATATTCCATAAGAGCAGGGTATGATACTAATGTTTACATTGGAGCTGCCCTTGTAGACATGTATGCGAAATGTGGCGGATTTAGGTACTGCTATGTTGTTTACAATAGGATATCACTCCCTAATTTGGTGTCTCACAACGCCATGTTAACAGCGTATGCGATGCATGGAGACTGGGAAGAAGGAATCGCTCTGTTTCGCCAGATGTTGGCGAGAAAGGTTAGACCAGACGATGTGACTTTCCTATCAGTTCTTTCCTTATGTGTTCATGTTGGATCGGTCGAAATTGGGCATGAATGCTTTCTATTAATGGATACTTACAATGTGACTCCCACACTGAAGCACTATACTTGTATGGTTGATCTATTGAGCCGTGCTGGCAAGCTCAAGAGAGCGTACGAGCTTGTGAAGAACATGCCAATGGAAGCTGATTCAGTGACATGGAGTGCTCTACTTGGAGGTTGTTATATTCATAGTGAGGTTGAATTAGGAGAAATTGCAGCAAAGAAGCTCATAGAATTGGAGCCTCATAACACTGCAAACTATGTATTGTTAGCAAATTTATATGCTTCTGTTGGTAGGTGGCATGATCTTGCTCAAATTAGACAATTGCTGAAACAGAAGGGAATGCAGAAGAATCCAGGGTGCAGTTGGATAGAAGATGTAGACGGGGTTCATGTGTTTCTTGCTGGTGATAAAAGTCACATAAGATCATCTGAGATATATTATACTTTGGataatttgactaattttattAGAACAAAGCATAATCATCATTTATAACATGGTAAAATAGTTCAAAATTTGTCAGGGTAACTGTATAGAATATTCTTGCATATATATCAGAACTTATTGTTTATTCCTCAATTGATTAAGAGTGCAAAGTTGACTTATCTTTTCTTAGAACTCATTTCTAGTGCTGTGGAAAGACGCACATAGATATTTGAATCCTTTGATTGTATATGCTCTGGTTAGATGGTTTAAGACGACTTTATTAAATATCAAGTGAtcataataaataatgtaaagtgGCTTGTTTGCTAGGCAAATCTTGCTCCAACGACCAACACCTTTGTTTTGTGTATTTTGATTTTCGTTTAGAAGAATAATggaatattgattttttttttaaatttatatacgtAAAAAATCCTTCAATTAATGTGCACACATGATATAAAAAGAATAAGGATTTAACTAACTTGTGTCTAAGGGTACCATTttaaagtataataataaaaactttttaatatttttaatgtattcaatattttaaaaacgtaaaaatattaaataattttacaataatttttacaaaatattttcttttataatatacttaatttgGGTTCTTAAGACACAAGTtagcaaaatttaaatattaata contains:
- the LOC112755712 gene encoding pentatricopeptide repeat-containing protein At5g16860-like; its protein translation is MQTLLLEPIILTPTNPPKHSTNNLTKPLTNSSLKPSNPTHHNTLLKNPPTTTTYASVLDSCASLTFGKQLHAHSLKSGFCGHGFVQTKLLQMYARNGSLDDACQLFDTMPLRNSHAWTAILRVHVDLGLLQEAYQLSEELIREPACTPLDFFVFPVVLNICCGLGELELGIQLHGMLVKQGFVANVYVCNALIDMYGKCGSLEDAKKVLEGMPEKDCVSWNSMINACAANGMVNEAFDLLKIMSKSGLTPNLVSWSAVIGGFSRNGYDIEAIEVLSKMLGSGMKPNAQTLASVLPACARLQRIRFGKELHGYIMRHEIFLNSFVVNGLMDMYRRCCHMGSAFRVFSKFSGKCAASYNTMIAGYSENGKVLKARKLFDQMREEGVEMERISWNSMISGYVDNFMLEEAFILFQDSLNEGIEPDSFTIGSLINGCADMACIETGEVIHSHAIVRGLHSNSFVGGALVEMYCKCNEIVAAQTAFSEVSERDLATWNALISGYARCNRIRVIGELLLRMKDDGFEPNVYTWNGIIAGYVENKLYNLAIKLFIEMQSLNLRPDIYTIGIVLAACSKLSTMERGKQVHAYSIRAGYDTNVYIGAALVDMYAKCGGFRYCYVVYNRISLPNLVSHNAMLTAYAMHGDWEEGIALFRQMLARKVRPDDVTFLSVLSLCVHVGSVEIGHECFLLMDTYNVTPTLKHYTCMVDLLSRAGKLKRAYELVKNMPMEADSVTWSALLGGCYIHSEVELGEIAAKKLIELEPHNTANYVLLANLYASVGRWHDLAQIRQLLKQKGMQKNPGCSWIEDVDGVHVFLAGDKSHIRSSEIYYTLDNLTNFIRTKHNHHL